From Alteromonas australica, one genomic window encodes:
- a CDS encoding ABC transporter ATP-binding protein: MSQIELINIKKQFENTEIVKGVDIHIEKGEFAVIVGPSGCGKSTLLRMIAGLEDISSGELKIGGQVVNHVSPDKRGIAMVFQSYALYPHMTVAENIGFALSLQKVDKQEIKQRVKEAAEMLELTALLKRKPAELSGGQRQRVAIGRAIVKRPQLILFDEPLSNLDAKLRVQMRAELMRLHREFGSTVIYVTHDQVEAMTMAQKIIVLNQGKVAQVGKPMALYKQPDNQFVAQFIGIPKMNLLPGAIKDNRFLGECNQDVSLTQTYHNATLVNLGIRPEHVNIDHQGNEWNVILVERLGVETFIHVKANNAQQVVVRLEGNTDVAEGQRVGLIINPEVCFLFDENGERIHPKLDVLNVVQNSA, from the coding sequence ATGTCACAAATTGAATTGATCAATATAAAAAAGCAATTTGAAAATACTGAAATTGTAAAAGGTGTGGATATTCACATTGAGAAAGGTGAATTCGCGGTCATTGTAGGCCCCAGCGGGTGTGGCAAGTCTACCCTACTGCGGATGATTGCTGGCCTTGAAGATATCTCTAGCGGAGAATTAAAAATTGGGGGACAGGTTGTTAACCATGTATCACCTGATAAACGCGGTATCGCCATGGTATTTCAATCTTATGCCCTATACCCACACATGACGGTAGCAGAAAATATTGGGTTTGCCCTTAGTCTTCAAAAAGTGGACAAGCAGGAAATTAAACAACGCGTGAAAGAAGCGGCAGAAATGCTAGAACTTACTGCGCTACTTAAACGCAAACCGGCTGAACTCTCTGGTGGTCAACGACAAAGGGTTGCCATCGGCCGTGCAATTGTAAAACGCCCGCAACTCATATTGTTTGATGAACCGTTATCTAACCTAGATGCCAAGCTTAGAGTTCAAATGCGCGCTGAACTTATGCGATTACATAGGGAATTCGGATCAACGGTGATTTACGTTACACATGACCAAGTAGAAGCCATGACTATGGCACAAAAAATCATTGTGTTGAATCAAGGAAAAGTAGCACAAGTCGGCAAACCTATGGCTCTGTACAAGCAGCCTGACAATCAATTTGTGGCACAATTTATCGGCATTCCTAAGATGAACTTGCTACCGGGGGCAATAAAAGATAATCGCTTCTTGGGAGAGTGTAATCAAGATGTCTCCTTAACCCAAACTTATCACAATGCCACTCTGGTGAATTTAGGTATTCGACCAGAGCATGTCAATATTGATCATCAGGGTAACGAATGGAACGTTATTCTAGTGGAACGTTTAGGCGTAGAAACATTCATCCATGTTAAAGCAAATAACGCGCAACAAGTGGTTGTGAGGCTAGAAGGAAATACCGACGTTGCAGAAGGTCAAAGGGTTGGATTGATAATAAATCCCGAAGTATGCTTTTTGTTTGACGAGAACGGCGAACGAATACACCCCAAGCTAGACGTTTTAAATGTTGTACAAAACTCAGCGTAA
- a CDS encoding carbohydrate ABC transporter permease, which translates to MTHTHSLPESASNRKAYMTLIMISFFCLIPFFWVLLAAFDPNATQFLAIPKDVTVAHFWNLFANESGLRWIVNSVLIVGLATLLTLIFAGFGGYALSRTKAWWKRPLLYAIILVRIVPPPALIVPVYKVMLALNDMVNSVIISITDNVEHQLVLSRIFSFVDGYLGLILIHTAMQLPLAIWIMKTFFDAIPKDYEEAAALDGASQIQTVRHVLIPLALPGFAAAGLFAFINAWGDFLMPLMFTSSPELQTLPLGMFRAFLRVDAIDYGFLTALAVIYTLPAVIAFSFARKFLTQTFSGGVKG; encoded by the coding sequence ATGACTCACACACACAGCCTGCCAGAGAGTGCTTCAAATCGAAAAGCCTACATGACACTTATCATGATTTCGTTTTTCTGTTTAATTCCTTTCTTTTGGGTGTTACTTGCCGCTTTCGACCCGAATGCAACGCAATTTCTCGCGATCCCTAAGGACGTTACCGTCGCCCATTTTTGGAACCTGTTTGCTAATGAAAGTGGCCTGCGTTGGATTGTTAACTCGGTGCTGATTGTTGGGTTGGCCACGCTACTTACCTTAATATTCGCCGGCTTTGGTGGCTATGCGTTATCTCGAACAAAAGCCTGGTGGAAACGCCCTTTGCTATACGCCATTATTCTCGTTCGAATAGTGCCACCTCCGGCGCTCATCGTTCCTGTTTACAAGGTTATGCTAGCGTTAAATGACATGGTAAACAGCGTTATTATCTCGATTACCGATAACGTTGAACACCAGTTAGTATTGAGTCGAATTTTTTCTTTTGTTGATGGCTATCTAGGACTGATACTCATCCATACAGCCATGCAGCTGCCACTGGCTATTTGGATAATGAAAACATTTTTTGACGCTATCCCTAAAGATTACGAAGAAGCCGCTGCACTTGATGGTGCCAGCCAAATTCAGACGGTACGTCATGTACTTATCCCACTTGCACTCCCAGGATTCGCCGCCGCTGGCTTATTTGCATTTATTAATGCATGGGGAGATTTTCTGATGCCATTAATGTTTACGTCTTCTCCAGAACTGCAAACGTTACCACTGGGTATGTTTAGAGCCTTTCTGCGGGTTGATGCCATTGATTATGGCTTTCTTACCGCCCTTGCGGTTATTTACACACTCCCCGCTGTTATTGCATTTTCGTTTGCCAGAAAGTTTCTAACACAAACTTTTTCTGGCGGTGTAAAAGGATAG
- a CDS encoding carbohydrate ABC transporter permease — translation MAMSFESKRQLGYRIMMAPALLLMGAFIVFPAFYAFSLSLTNDALLGFAAKESSFVGLRNFSRLFSDPLFWNSLKVTLIFVIGSAVIGQFVLGFASAICLQRPVKYKSIFNAIICLPNAVPEMVVGFLWISMFASGEYGTLNRIVTSFGIEPQQWLYSFPLFSIIIVNTWRGIAFSMILLTSGLASIPKDIYEAAKVDGASDRQIFTRITLPLMMPTIFLYMFISTVTTFAIFGLVYTLSRGGPANSTEILGIYIYNQSFTSFQLGYGAAVAVVSLVVSMILGAVYVRALKVEV, via the coding sequence ATGGCAATGAGTTTCGAATCAAAAAGGCAATTGGGCTATCGCATTATGATGGCTCCCGCGCTACTCCTAATGGGTGCATTTATTGTTTTTCCTGCTTTTTACGCGTTTTCGTTAAGCTTAACCAATGATGCACTTCTTGGCTTTGCAGCAAAAGAGTCATCGTTTGTGGGGCTTCGAAATTTCAGCCGCTTATTTAGCGACCCACTATTTTGGAACTCGCTCAAAGTTACACTTATCTTTGTAATAGGTTCTGCGGTTATTGGGCAATTTGTATTGGGCTTTGCGTCGGCCATCTGTCTTCAGCGCCCTGTAAAATACAAATCTATTTTTAATGCCATCATATGCCTACCTAATGCGGTGCCAGAAATGGTCGTAGGCTTTTTATGGATATCTATGTTTGCCAGTGGTGAATATGGCACGTTAAACCGTATCGTAACTTCTTTTGGCATTGAGCCGCAGCAGTGGCTTTATAGCTTTCCTTTGTTTTCAATTATTATCGTGAACACATGGCGAGGTATAGCCTTTTCGATGATCTTGTTAACCTCAGGTTTGGCATCTATTCCTAAAGATATTTACGAAGCGGCCAAAGTGGATGGCGCCTCAGACAGACAAATTTTCACCCGTATTACGTTACCGCTTATGATGCCGACCATATTTCTCTACATGTTTATCTCTACGGTAACCACTTTTGCAATATTCGGGCTTGTCTACACCCTCAGCCGAGGGGGACCTGCAAATAGCACCGAAATATTGGGTATCTATATTTACAATCAGTCATTCACTTCTTTTCAACTAGGCTATGGCGCAGCGGTAGCCGTGGTGAGTTTGGTGGTATCTATGATTCTAGGTGCAGTCTACGTGCGCGCATTGAAGGTAGAAGTATAG